One part of the Ziziphus jujuba cultivar Dongzao chromosome 2, ASM3175591v1 genome encodes these proteins:
- the LOC107419570 gene encoding vacuolar sorting protein 3 — MAKPPQPRTRTRSRTVLEPLSHLDVSNYSRSPFRSLAVFTVSDSQTLIYAGTQSGSLLLLSANPSSSNSQTSSDDSSGNTALAAAAPQNLSFLRSVSVGDSSLDTILVLGEIGKVLVLSGGFLFLVDTLLFQPLKKLSFLRGVSVITRRLRSSEAECSSLSESVGNSSDYGNTSQRFLLKLGSGIRANGLKSKEPEQHLEGNHVFAVLVGGKRLILIELVLGSRVGKNDRDGDGVNGSFVILKEIQCIDGIMTMVWLNDSIIVGTVNGYSLISCVTGQSGVIFSLPDVSSRPRLKLLCKEWNVLLLVDNVGVVVNAHGQPVAGSLVFSSGPDSIGEISSYVVVVSDGKMDLYHKKSGSCIQTITFGGEGVGGPCFVADEENGSGKLVAVATPTKVICYRKLPPEEQIKDLLRKKNFKEAISLVEELECEGEITKDMLSFVHAQVGFLLLFDLHFEEAVNHFLQSETMQPSEVFPFIMRDPNRWSLLVPRNRYWGLHPPPAPLEDVVDEGLMAIQRAIFLRKAGVDTPVDDDFLSNPPSRADLLESAIKSIIRYLEVCHEKELTPSVKEGVDTLLMYLYRALNRVDDMEKLASSTNSCVVEELETLLDDSGHLRTLAFLYASRGMSAKALAIWRILARNYSSGLWKDPAFENGSDDTNTNIISGKVTAAAEASKILEESSDPELVIQHLGWIADVNQAYAVQVLTSDKRANQLPPDEVIAAINPTKVEIFQRYLQWLIEDQDSNDTRFHTLYALSLAKSALEASEAETSSQSPNLGKMETDVSGTNLIFQSPVRERLQMFLQSSDLYDPEEVLDLIEVSEFWWEKAILYRKLGQEALVLQILALKLEDSEAAEKYCADIGRPDAYMQLLDMYLDPQDGKEPMFKAAVRLLHNHGESLDPLQVLERLSPDMPLQLASETLLRMLRARLHHHRQGQIVHNLSLALDTDARLARLEERSRHVQINDESLCDSCHARLGTKLFAMYPDDTVVCYKCFRRQGQSTSVTGRNFKRDIVVKPGWLVTR, encoded by the exons ATGGCGAAGCCTCCCCAGCCGAGGACTCGGACTCGTAGTCGCACAGTACTTGAGCCACTCTCACACTTGGATGTGTCCAATTACTCTCGCTCTCCTTTCCGATCTCTCGCCGTCTTCACCGTCTCCGATTCTCAGACCCTGATCTACGCCGGAACTCAATCCGGCTCTCTCCTTTTGCTTTCGGCGAACCCTAGTAGTTCCAATTCCCAAACCTCTTCCGATGATTCTTCCGGTAATACCGCTTTGGCTGCCGCTGCTCCACAGAATCTCTCATTTTTGCGGAGCGTTTCGGTCGGAGATTCCTCACTGGATACCATACTGGTACTCGGTGAGATAGGGAAAGTTTTGGTGCTTTCCGGTGGGTTTTTGTTTCTTGTTGATACGCTTCTGTTTCAGCCGTTGAagaaactgagtttcttgagaGGGGTTTCGGTGATCACGAGGCGGCTGAGGAGTAGTGAAGCGGAGTGTTCGAGTTTGTCGGAAAGCGTTGGGAATTCTTCGGATTATGGGAATACGAGTCAGAGGTTTTTGTTGAAATTGGGGAGTGGGATTAGAGCTAATGGATTGAAGAGCAAAGAACCAGAGCAGCACCTTGAAGGTAATCATGTTTTTGCTGTTCTAGTGGGTGGTAAAAGATTGATACTTATAGAGCTTGTTTTGGGTAGTAGAGTAGGTAAAAATGATCGAGATGGGGACGGTGTAAATGGGTCTTTTGTAATTCTGAAAGAAATTCAATGTATTGATGGGATTATGACTATGGTGTGGCTCAATGATTCGATTATTGTTGGTACTGTTAATGGTTATAGCTTGATTTCGTGTGTTACGGGACAAAGTGGTGTGATATTTTCGTTACCTGATGTATCTAGTCGGCCACGTTTAAAATTGTTGTGCAAAGAGTGGAATGTGCTGTTGTTGGTGGACAATGTAGGTGTGGTAGTCAATGCACATGGCCAGCCGGTTGCTGGGAGCTTGGTATTCAGTTCTGGTCCAGACTCTATAGGGGAGATATCTTCGTATGTGGTGGTTGTGAGTGATGGAAAGATGGATTTGTATCATAAGAAATCAGGTAGTTGTATTCAAACAATTACTTTTGGTGGTGAAGGGGTTGGAGGGCCTTGTTTTGTTGCGGATGAGGAAAATGGGAGTGGAAAACTAGTTGCTGTTGCTACACCCACAAAG GTTATTTGCTATAGGAAATTACCTCCTGAAGAACAAATTAAAGAcctattgagaaaaaaaaacttcaaggAAGCCATCTCCTTAGTTGAGGAGCTTGAGTGTGAAGGTGAAATAACAAAGGATATGCTCTCCTTTGTTCATGCTCAAGTGGGGTTTCTCTTACTTTTTGACTTGCATTTTGAGGAAGCAGTAAACCATTTTTTGCAGTCCGAAACCATGCAGCCGTCTGAGGTGTTTCCATTCATAATGCGAGATCCAAATCGATGGTCTTTACTG GTTCCTAGAAATCGATATTGGGGTTTGCATCCTCCCCCTGCGCCTCTAGAAGATGTTGTGGACGAAGGGCTAATGGCTATCCAAAGAGCTATCTTTCTTCGAAAAGCAGGGGTAGATACTCCAGTTGAtgatgattttctttcaaatccacCTAGTAGAGCTGATCTATTGGAGTCCGCTATCAAGTCAATTATTAG GTATCTGGAGGTTTGTCATGAGAAAGAGTTGACTCCATCAGTGAAGGAGGGGGTTGACACGCTATTAATGTACCTTTATAGAGCTTTAAATCGTGTTGATGACATGGAGAAGCTGGCATCATCTACAAACTCTTGTGTCGTA GAGGAGTTGGAGACTTTGTTAGATGACTCTGGGCATTTACGAACACTCGCCTTCTTATATGCAAGTAGAGGAATGAGCGCAAAGGCCCTGGCAATCTGGCGCATTTTAGCTAGAAATTATTCGTCTGGACTCTGGAAAGATCCTGCTTTTGAGAATGGCTCAGATGATACAAATACTAATATTATCAGTGGTAAGGTGACTGCTGCTGCTGAGGCATCAAAGATCCTTGAGGAGTCATCTGATCCAGAACTTGTTATACAGCATCTTGGATGG ATTGCAGATGTCAACCAGGCCTATGCAGTTCAAGTTTTAACATCAGATAAAAGAGCCAATCAGCTTCCTCCAG ATGAAGTTATTGCAGCTATTAATCCTACGAAGGTAGAAATATTTCAAAG GTATCTTCAGTGGTTGATTGAAGATCAAGATTCAAATGACACTCGTTTCCATACACTGTATGCTCTTTCACTTGCCAAATCAGCACTTGAAGCCTCTGAAGCAGAAACTAGCTCCCAATCCCCTAATCTTGGAAAGATGGAGACAGATGTTTCTggaacaaatttgatttttcaaagtCCTGTTCGTGAAAGACTGCAGATGTTTTTGCAGTCTTCAGACTTGTATGATCCAGAGGAAGTTCTTGACTTAATCGAAGTATCAGAATTCTGGTGGGAAAAG GCTATTCTTTACAGAAAACTTGGGCAGGAGGCGTTGGTTCTCCAAATTTTGGCCTT GAAGCTGGAAGACAGTGAAGCTGCTGAAAAATATTGCGCTGATATTGGCAGACCAGATGCCTATATGCA ATTACTTGATATGTATTTGGATCCACAAGATGGTAAAGAGCCTATGTTTAAGGCTGCTGTTCGCCTTCTCCATAATCATGGGGAATCTCTGGATCCTTTGCAAGTATTAGAG AGATTGTCACCGGATATGCCCCTTCAACTTGCCTCTGAGACATTATTAAGAATGTTGAGAGCTCGACTTCATCATCATCGCCAAGGGCAG ATTGTGCATAATCTATCGCTTGCTTTAGACACTGATGCGAGGTTAGCAAGATTGGAGGAAAGATCAAGGCATGTGCAGATTAATGATGAAAGCCTCTGTGACTCTTGCCATGCACGCCTTGGAACTAAACTTTTTGCAATGTACCCAGATGACACCGTTGTCTGTTACAAG TGTTTTCGCCGTCAGGGCCAGTCTACTTCAGTGACAGGGCGCAATTTTAAGCGAGATATCGTAGTGAAACCAGGTTGGCTTGTGACCCGTTGA